From a single Lolium rigidum isolate FL_2022 chromosome 7, APGP_CSIRO_Lrig_0.1, whole genome shotgun sequence genomic region:
- the LOC124673057 gene encoding root-specific lectin-like, with translation MAFALASVAAHAQQCGKQADGMECSENLCCSKYGYCGLGADYCGNGCQSGACHASKRCGSQAAGVACPNNYCCSQSGYCGLGDVYCGAGCQSGPCQAGIRCGQQAGGEVCANNFCCNRDGVCGLGSGNCGYGCQSGACVTLGICGAWGVCTNNYCCGKHGYCGLGDIYCGQGCQSGACYATPSLPK, from the coding sequence ATGGCGTTCGCCTTGGCCTCGGTGGCCGCACACGCCCAGCAGTGCGGCAAGCAGGCCGACGGCATGGAGTGCTCCGAAAACCTGTGCTGCAGCAAGTACGGGTACTGCGGGCTGGGCGCCGACTACTgcggcaacgggtgccagagcggCGCCTGCCACGCCAGCAAGCGCTGCGGCAGCCAGGCCGCCGGCGTGGCGTGCCCCAACAACTACTGCTGCAGCCAGTCCGGCTACTGCGGTTTAGGCGACGTCTACTGCGGCGCCGGCTGCCAGAGCGGCCCCTGCCAGGCCGGAATCAGGTGCGGCCAGCAAGCCGGGGGCGAGGTGTGCGCCAACAACTTCTGCTGCAACCGGGATGGGGTCTGCGGCCTCGGCTCGGGTAACTGCGGGTACGGCTGCCAGAGCGGGGCTTGCGTCACCCTAGGGATATGCGGAGCCTGGGGCGTTTGCACCAATAACTATTGTTGTGGCAAGCATGGATATTGTGGCCTCGGCGACATATATTGTGGGCAGGGCTGCCAGAGCGGCGCCTGCTATGCAACTCCATCTCTCCCAAAATAA